A window of Thermovibrio guaymasensis contains these coding sequences:
- a CDS encoding RecB family exonuclease: MVKEGLKVELSHLRPWSFSKVQKATKCQYEFFFRYALKLEPLEKADFFVLGSGVHFVLEKALNTAFEGREPLSKELLFQFAEKFKETEPLADIKKISEFFPNILSFVNGQLKRAKGSPLVASEIELAVDYSLNLAPYFSDSVYLRGKLDFIFSKGDTLYIVDHKTSRSLDFNNRVKTQLRWYALLASIKFPQFDRFALEVHNVRYGSIKRIIFTKKDLQGFKDRLFPLLSQIESQYVGKEFRELQPSPCEANCQWCEYRHVCPLGSLD; this comes from the coding sequence ATGGTTAAAGAGGGCCTTAAGGTTGAGCTTAGCCACCTTCGTCCTTGGTCGTTTTCAAAGGTTCAAAAGGCTACGAAGTGTCAGTACGAGTTTTTCTTTAGATACGCTTTAAAGCTTGAGCCACTTGAAAAAGCTGATTTCTTTGTCCTTGGAAGTGGCGTTCACTTTGTCCTTGAAAAGGCTCTAAATACTGCTTTTGAGGGTAGAGAGCCCTTAAGTAAGGAGCTCCTCTTTCAGTTTGCAGAGAAGTTTAAGGAGACAGAGCCCCTTGCAGATATTAAGAAGATTTCCGAGTTCTTTCCGAATATTCTTAGCTTTGTTAATGGGCAGCTGAAAAGGGCAAAGGGAAGTCCTCTAGTTGCTTCTGAAATTGAGCTTGCAGTTGACTACTCGCTAAACCTTGCTCCTTACTTTTCAGATTCTGTCTACCTTAGGGGAAAGTTGGACTTTATTTTCAGTAAAGGAGATACCCTTTACATAGTAGACCACAAAACCAGTAGGAGTTTGGACTTTAACAACAGAGTAAAGACTCAGCTCAGGTGGTATGCCCTCCTTGCAAGCATAAAGTTTCCCCAGTTTGATAGGTTTGCCTTAGAGGTTCACAACGTTAGGTACGGAAGTATTAAGAGGATAATATTTACGAAGAAAGACCTTCAGGGCTTTAAGGATAGGCTCTTTCCCCTACTTTCCCAAATTGAAAGTCAGTACGTAGGGAAGGAGTTTAGGGAGCTCCAGCCTTCCCCCTGTGAAGCTAATTGCCAATGGTGCGAGTACCGTCACGTATGTCCCCTTGGAAGTTTAGATTAA